In a genomic window of Leisingera caerulea DSM 24564:
- a CDS encoding gene transfer agent family protein — protein sequence MVNPNAGEAELLVNGTPYALKLTLGALAGLEAALEEGTLVDLVQRFEQGRFSARDVLALLAAGLQGGGYDLSREDLASAAITGGPMQAARVAAELLVRSFAVPESK from the coding sequence ATGGTGAACCCGAACGCAGGCGAGGCGGAATTGCTCGTGAATGGAACGCCTTATGCGCTGAAGCTGACACTGGGCGCACTGGCGGGGCTGGAGGCCGCGCTGGAGGAAGGCACGCTGGTCGATCTGGTGCAGCGGTTTGAACAGGGCCGGTTTTCCGCCCGCGACGTGCTGGCGCTGCTGGCGGCCGGCCTGCAGGGCGGCGGATATGATCTCAGCCGCGAAGACCTGGCATCTGCCGCCATCACCGGCGGGCCGATGCAGGCGGCGCGGGTGGCGGCGGAACTGCTGGTGCGCAGCTTTGCCGTGCCGGAGAGCAAATGA
- a CDS encoding DUF3168 domain-containing protein — translation MTYAIAGGLQSAVYTHLTGDAGLTALVGNAIYDAIPAGPLPQTYVALGSEEVLDRSDKTAGGAEHRFFVTVTTDTAGFAGAKAAAAAVCDALVGAQVPLPRGRLTGLWFDRAKAERLTTGGRQITLRFRARVDDV, via the coding sequence ATGACCTATGCCATCGCAGGCGGTCTGCAATCCGCCGTCTACACCCATCTCACGGGCGATGCGGGCCTCACCGCGCTGGTCGGCAATGCGATCTACGACGCCATCCCCGCAGGCCCCTTGCCGCAGACCTATGTGGCCTTGGGATCAGAGGAAGTGCTGGACCGATCCGACAAGACCGCAGGCGGGGCGGAGCACCGGTTCTTTGTCACCGTTACCACGGACACCGCCGGTTTCGCCGGCGCCAAGGCCGCTGCCGCGGCGGTCTGCGATGCGCTGGTGGGCGCCCAGGTGCCGCTGCCGCGCGGGCGGCTGACGGGCCTGTGGTTCGACCGCGCCAAGGCGGAGCGGCTGACCACTGGCGGCAGGCAGATCACCCTGCGCTTTCGCGCCCGGGTGGATGACGTTTGA
- a CDS encoding C40 family peptidase — translation MSRVVQAARGWIGTPYVHQASCKGAGCDCLGLIRGLWRELCGAEPELPPAYTMDWSEPQGAEVLWQAAARHLAAKTLRDAAPGDVILFRMREGSVAKHLGVQSAVGEDELRAAPAGGHAGATRRAAGRYVRVSAPAFIHAYAGHGVVESPLSPPWQRRIVARFHFPKELI, via the coding sequence ATGAGCCGGGTGGTGCAGGCCGCCCGCGGCTGGATCGGCACGCCTTATGTGCATCAGGCCTCCTGCAAGGGGGCGGGCTGCGATTGCCTGGGCCTGATCCGGGGGCTGTGGCGGGAGCTGTGCGGGGCCGAGCCGGAACTGCCGCCCGCCTATACGATGGACTGGTCAGAGCCGCAGGGGGCTGAGGTGCTTTGGCAGGCGGCGGCGCGGCATCTGGCGGCGAAGACTCTGCGCGATGCCGCTCCGGGTGATGTGATCCTGTTCCGGATGCGGGAGGGATCGGTGGCCAAGCATCTGGGGGTGCAGTCCGCGGTTGGTGAAGATGAGCTGAGGGCTGCGCCTGCCGGGGGGCATGCAGGCGCAACCCGGCGTGCCGCCGGGCGGTACGTTCGTGTTTCAGCCCCCGCCTTCATCCACGCATACGCCGGCCACGGGGTTGTCGAAAGCCCGCTGAGCCCGCCCTGGCAGCGCCGCATCGTGGCGCGGTTTCACTTCCCGAAGGAGCTGATCTGA
- a CDS encoding phage tail tape measure protein encodes MTDSSSMAELELQGEALGEALDGASGMAAAFAEVLGRVKEGFSETGRDAQILDRSLSKGLRRAFEGLAFDGDSLSEAMDTLARSMIRTTYNAAMKPVTNHISGMMTDGLTSLIGGMLPFADGAAFSQGKVMPFAKGGIVTSPTTFPMRGATGLMGEAGPEAVLPLTRGADGSLGVRSQGGGGVSVVMNVSTPDVKGFERSRSQIAAQLSRALSRGGRNR; translated from the coding sequence ATGACTGATTCATCCTCAATGGCGGAACTGGAATTGCAGGGCGAGGCTTTGGGCGAAGCACTGGACGGTGCCTCTGGAATGGCCGCAGCCTTTGCAGAAGTGCTGGGGCGGGTCAAGGAGGGGTTCTCTGAAACCGGCCGCGATGCGCAGATCCTGGACCGCAGTCTTTCCAAGGGCTTACGGCGCGCTTTTGAGGGGCTGGCCTTTGACGGCGACAGCCTGTCGGAGGCGATGGACACGCTGGCCCGCAGCATGATCCGCACCACCTACAACGCGGCGATGAAGCCGGTGACCAATCATATCAGCGGGATGATGACCGACGGGCTCACCTCGCTGATCGGCGGCATGCTGCCCTTTGCCGATGGCGCGGCTTTCAGCCAGGGCAAGGTGATGCCGTTTGCCAAGGGCGGGATCGTGACCAGCCCGACAACCTTCCCGATGCGCGGCGCCACCGGGCTGATGGGCGAGGCCGGGCCGGAGGCCGTTCTGCCGCTGACCCGCGGCGCGGACGGCTCGCTGGGCGTGCGCAGCCAAGGCGGCGGCGGGGTGAGCGTGGTGATGAATGTCTCCACCCCGGACGTCAAAGGCTTTGAACGCAGCCGCAGCCAGATCGCCGCGCAGCTGTCGCGCGCGCTGTCCCGCGGCGGGCGCAACCGTTAA
- a CDS encoding GTA head formation protein, RCAP_rcc01685 family: protein MTEHPMHAFDCSPGLRLSAHERVAQIQHDAVNRRLDRIEQMMERLEKRLWLTVYGVAAVILAQAFQSFLTVQFP, encoded by the coding sequence ATGACTGAGCACCCGATGCACGCATTTGATTGTTCCCCGGGATTGCGCCTGTCCGCCCATGAGCGGGTGGCCCAGATCCAGCACGACGCCGTGAACCGCCGCCTTGACCGGATCGAACAGATGATGGAGCGGCTGGAAAAACGCCTCTGGCTCACCGTCTACGGCGTCGCGGCGGTGATCCTGGCGCAGGCCTTCCAATCCTTCCTGACGGTGCAATTTCCGTAA
- a CDS encoding head-tail connector protein, protein MMLSEVTPVPEAALPLAPFKAHLRLGTGFGEDSLQDEVLFGFLRAALAAIEGRTGKALITRGFELEIRHWRDRTRMVLPIAPVQAVTEVMIRDAAGAETVLNAALYSLERDSQRPSLRPAGSLLPAIPVGGLARITLQAGMAADWGGLPADLGQAVMLLAAHYYEYRADTGLHGGCMPFGVTSLIERYRSLRLTLGGLA, encoded by the coding sequence ATGATGCTGAGCGAAGTGACCCCCGTGCCCGAGGCCGCCCTGCCGCTGGCCCCCTTCAAGGCGCACCTGCGTCTGGGCACCGGCTTTGGCGAGGACAGCCTGCAGGACGAGGTGCTGTTTGGCTTCCTGCGCGCCGCCCTGGCCGCGATCGAAGGAAGGACCGGCAAGGCACTGATTACCCGCGGTTTTGAGCTGGAGATCCGCCACTGGCGCGACCGCACCCGGATGGTGCTGCCGATCGCTCCGGTGCAAGCTGTGACAGAGGTGATGATCCGCGACGCCGCAGGGGCTGAAACGGTTCTGAACGCAGCCCTCTACAGCCTCGAACGGGACAGCCAGCGGCCCAGCCTGCGCCCTGCCGGCAGCCTGCTGCCCGCCATCCCCGTCGGCGGCCTGGCACGGATCACCCTGCAGGCTGGCATGGCCGCGGACTGGGGCGGTTTGCCTGCCGATCTGGGCCAGGCGGTGATGCTGCTGGCGGCGCATTACTACGAATACCGGGCCGACACCGGCCTGCACGGCGGCTGCATGCCCTTTGGCGTCACCAGCCTGATCGAACGCTACCGCAGCCTGCGGCTGACCTTGGGAGGCCTGGCATGA
- a CDS encoding phage major tail protein, TP901-1 family, with the protein MTVQNGKDLLVKVDMNGAGQFETIAGLRATRISFNAESVDVTSLESQGGWRELLAGAGVRSASISGSGIFRDEATDERARQLFFDGLTPEFQVIIPDFGIVQGPFQVTALEYAGSHNGEATYELSLASAGQLSFAAV; encoded by the coding sequence ATGACAGTTCAAAACGGCAAGGACCTTTTGGTCAAAGTGGACATGAACGGCGCAGGCCAGTTCGAAACCATCGCGGGCCTGCGCGCCACCCGCATCAGCTTCAACGCCGAAAGCGTCGATGTGACGAGCCTTGAAAGCCAGGGCGGCTGGCGCGAACTGCTGGCAGGCGCCGGCGTCCGCTCCGCCAGCATCTCCGGCTCCGGAATCTTCCGGGACGAGGCAACCGACGAACGCGCCCGTCAGCTGTTCTTTGACGGGCTGACGCCGGAGTTCCAGGTGATCATCCCCGACTTCGGCATCGTGCAGGGGCCGTTTCAGGTGACCGCACTGGAATATGCCGGCAGCCACAATGGCGAGGCGACCTATGAACTCTCGCTCGCCAGCGCCGGACAGCTCAGCTTTGCGGCGGTGTGA
- a CDS encoding DUF2460 domain-containing protein, with amino-acid sequence MNFHEVRFPASLSFGSVGGPERRTDVVTLANGFEERNTPWAHSRRRYDAGLGLRALEDIETLIAFFEARQGQLYGFRWKDWSDYKSARPSAEPDFRDQVIATGDGSTVTFQLAKTYRSGAFTYHRPIAKPVAGTVRVGIEQDELRESVDYELDTATGLITLAHPPEAGLSINAGFEFDVPVRFDTASIQTSVASFQAGEAPAVPVVEVRV; translated from the coding sequence ATGAATTTTCACGAAGTCCGCTTTCCCGCCTCGCTCAGCTTCGGCTCTGTCGGCGGCCCGGAACGGCGCACCGATGTGGTGACGCTGGCCAACGGGTTCGAGGAGAGGAACACCCCCTGGGCGCACTCCCGCCGCCGTTATGACGCCGGGCTGGGCCTGCGCGCGCTGGAGGACATCGAGACGCTCATCGCCTTTTTCGAGGCCCGCCAGGGGCAGCTGTATGGCTTCCGCTGGAAGGACTGGAGCGATTACAAATCCGCCCGGCCCAGCGCCGAACCCGATTTCCGCGACCAGGTGATCGCCACCGGCGATGGCAGCACCGTGACGTTCCAGCTGGCCAAGACCTACCGCTCCGGCGCATTCACGTATCATCGCCCGATTGCCAAACCGGTGGCGGGCACGGTGCGGGTCGGCATCGAACAGGATGAGCTGCGCGAGAGCGTCGATTATGAACTGGACACCGCCACCGGTCTGATCACCCTGGCGCACCCGCCCGAAGCGGGCCTCAGCATCAATGCCGGGTTTGAATTCGACGTGCCGGTGCGGTTCGACACCGCCAGCATCCAGACCAGCGTCGCCTCGTTCCAGGCCGGTGAGGCGCCCGCGGTGCCGGTGGTGGAGGTGCGGGTATGA
- a CDS encoding head-tail adaptor protein yields MKRPPNLTRKLVLEDPQRIPDGAGGYTETWVALGTLWAEVKSLSGRMAGDSVSLQKYRITLRASPDGFASRPRPDQRFRARNRLYRIDAVAENDPDARYLTCFAVEEVSG; encoded by the coding sequence ATGAAACGCCCCCCGAACCTGACCCGAAAACTGGTGCTGGAAGACCCCCAGCGCATCCCCGACGGCGCCGGCGGTTACACGGAAACCTGGGTGGCGCTTGGCACCCTGTGGGCCGAAGTGAAATCCCTGAGCGGCCGCATGGCAGGCGATAGTGTGTCTTTGCAGAAATACCGCATCACCCTGCGCGCCAGCCCCGATGGTTTTGCATCCCGCCCGCGCCCGGATCAGCGGTTCCGCGCCAGAAACCGTCTCTATCGCATTGATGCGGTTGCGGAAAACGACCCCGACGCCCGCTACCTGACATGCTTCGCGGTTGAGGAGGTGAGCGGATGA
- a CDS encoding phage major capsid protein translates to MSNQDLPAQTGDAAPLAHEVKQAISGFLHEFKGFQDDVQSRLKQAEERVTMLDRKTISQNRPHLAASQDAGAPHQKAFNAYLRSGDDDGLRGLELDGKSMSTAVGSDGGYLVDPQTSDTVKAVLNASASIRAVASVVHVEASSYDVLIDHSEMGAGWANETGPAAETSTGNIDRISIPLHELSALPKASQRLLDDSAFDIEGWLAGRIADKFARSEADAFINGDGIDKPTGFLNYNVEENDSWTWGNIGYKATGVDGEVGNGDAIIDLVYALGAEYRANATFIMNSKTAGMLRKLKDADGRFLWSDGLAAGEPARLMGYPVLIAEDMPDPAANSFPIAFGDFRAGYTIAERPDLRVLRDPFSAKPHVLFYATKRVGGDVSDFAAIKLMKFGLS, encoded by the coding sequence ATGAGCAACCAAGACCTCCCGGCCCAAACCGGGGATGCAGCGCCCCTGGCGCATGAAGTGAAACAGGCCATCTCCGGCTTTCTTCATGAATTCAAGGGGTTTCAGGATGACGTGCAATCAAGGCTGAAACAGGCAGAAGAGCGAGTGACCATGCTGGACCGTAAGACAATCTCTCAGAACCGCCCCCATCTGGCAGCCAGCCAGGACGCGGGCGCGCCGCACCAGAAGGCGTTCAACGCCTACCTGCGCAGCGGCGACGACGACGGCCTGCGCGGCCTGGAACTGGACGGCAAATCCATGTCCACCGCCGTGGGCAGCGACGGCGGCTACCTGGTCGACCCGCAGACCTCCGATACCGTCAAGGCGGTGCTGAACGCCTCCGCCTCGATCCGCGCCGTGGCCTCCGTGGTGCATGTGGAGGCCTCAAGCTATGACGTGCTGATCGACCACAGCGAAATGGGCGCCGGCTGGGCCAATGAAACCGGCCCGGCAGCGGAGACCTCCACCGGCAACATCGACCGCATCTCTATCCCGCTGCATGAACTGAGCGCGCTGCCCAAGGCTTCGCAGCGGCTGCTGGACGACAGCGCCTTTGATATCGAGGGCTGGCTGGCAGGCCGCATCGCCGACAAATTCGCGCGCTCCGAGGCTGACGCCTTCATCAACGGCGACGGCATCGACAAGCCCACCGGCTTCCTCAACTACAACGTCGAGGAAAACGACAGCTGGACCTGGGGCAACATCGGCTACAAGGCCACCGGCGTCGATGGCGAGGTCGGCAACGGCGACGCGATCATCGACCTGGTCTATGCGCTGGGGGCGGAATACCGCGCCAACGCGACTTTCATAATGAACTCCAAGACCGCGGGAATGCTGCGGAAATTGAAGGACGCTGATGGCCGCTTCCTGTGGTCCGACGGCCTGGCCGCGGGTGAGCCTGCGCGCCTGATGGGCTACCCGGTGCTGATCGCTGAGGACATGCCGGACCCGGCTGCCAACAGCTTCCCCATCGCCTTCGGCGACTTCCGCGCCGGCTATACCATTGCCGAACGCCCGGACCTGCGCGTGCTGCGCGACCCCTTCAGCGCCAAACCGCATGTGCTGTTTTACGCGACCAAGCGCGTCGGCGGCGACGTCAGCGACTTTGCCGCAATCAAGCTGATGAAATTCGGCCTGAGCTGA
- a CDS encoding DNA-packaging protein encodes MDELDRKSLCALPHLFHIWALDHQRPPDGGWRAWVILGGRGAGKTRAGAEWVRSLAEGARPHDPGTARRIALVAETYDQVRDVMIHGDSGILACSPPDRRPKWKASERKLIWPNGAEAQAFSAHDPEALRGPQFDAAWADELAKWRKGQESWDMLQFALRLGQDPRVCVTTTPRNAPVLKRLLASPSTVTTHAPTEANRANLAPSFLTEVRARYAGTRLGRQELDGVMLSDIQGALWTTAALVEAQVAEPPPLDRVVVAVDPAVSAGKDSDACGIVVAGAITHGPPQDWQAYVLADCTVQGYGPLAWAQAVIAARDRFGAERVVAEVNQGGALVETVLRQADPLVPFRALHAKKGKSARAEPVAALYEQGRVFHLPGLGDLEDQMCQMTPQGYCGSGSPDRVDALVWALHELIIQPAANLRRPQVRVL; translated from the coding sequence TTGGATGAGCTGGACCGCAAATCGCTCTGCGCGCTGCCGCATCTGTTCCACATCTGGGCGCTGGATCACCAGCGCCCGCCGGATGGCGGCTGGCGCGCCTGGGTGATCCTGGGCGGCCGCGGCGCGGGCAAGACGCGGGCAGGGGCCGAATGGGTCCGCTCGCTGGCCGAAGGGGCCCGCCCGCACGACCCCGGCACCGCCCGCCGCATCGCGCTGGTGGCGGAAACCTATGACCAGGTGCGCGACGTGATGATCCACGGCGACAGTGGCATCCTGGCCTGTTCGCCCCCCGACCGCCGCCCCAAGTGGAAAGCGTCGGAGCGCAAGCTGATCTGGCCCAATGGCGCCGAGGCGCAGGCGTTCTCCGCCCACGATCCCGAGGCATTGCGCGGCCCCCAGTTCGACGCCGCCTGGGCGGATGAGCTGGCAAAGTGGCGAAAGGGACAGGAGAGCTGGGACATGCTGCAATTTGCCCTGCGCCTGGGCCAGGACCCGCGCGTCTGCGTCACCACCACGCCCCGCAACGCGCCCGTGCTGAAACGCCTCCTGGCCTCGCCCAGCACCGTCACCACCCACGCCCCGACTGAGGCCAACCGCGCCAACCTCGCGCCCTCATTCCTAACGGAGGTGCGCGCACGTTACGCCGGCACCCGGCTGGGCAGGCAGGAGCTGGACGGGGTGATGCTGTCGGACATCCAGGGCGCGCTCTGGACCACCGCGGCACTGGTGGAAGCCCAGGTGGCAGAACCGCCACCCTTGGACCGGGTGGTGGTGGCCGTCGACCCGGCGGTGAGTGCCGGCAAGGACTCGGATGCCTGCGGCATCGTGGTGGCGGGCGCGATCACCCACGGCCCGCCGCAGGACTGGCAGGCCTATGTGCTGGCGGATTGCACCGTCCAGGGTTACGGACCGCTCGCCTGGGCGCAGGCGGTGATCGCCGCCCGCGACAGGTTTGGTGCCGAAAGGGTGGTGGCAGAGGTCAACCAGGGCGGCGCCCTGGTGGAGACCGTGCTGCGCCAGGCCGACCCGCTGGTGCCGTTCCGCGCCCTGCACGCGAAGAAGGGCAAATCCGCCCGAGCCGAACCGGTGGCAGCACTCTACGAACAGGGCCGGGTGTTTCACCTGCCGGGGCTTGGAGATCTGGAAGACCAGATGTGCCAGATGACCCCGCAGGGCTACTGCGGCAGCGGCTCGCCCGACCGGGTCGATGCGCTGGTCTGGGCCCTGCATGAGCTGATCATCCAGCCCGCTGCCAACCTGCGCAGGCCGCAGGTGCGGGTCTTATAG
- a CDS encoding phage portal protein, whose protein sequence is MVFDLLRRKTPDPRKPDPKNPGLEQKASQTARVVSWHGAGRIAWSPRDTVSLTRSGFAGNPVTHRVIRLIAEAAAAVPLVLQDSRQRFDTHPWLALLARPNPAQTQAEMLEALYGHLLLSGNAYIEMVATEDASPAELHVLRSDRMNVVPGPDGWPAGFDYVVGGRKHRFAHEPGKSPVCHIKSFHPQDDHYGLSALQSAAMAIDVHNAASRWSKALLDNAARPSGALVWTGSDGQGQMSDDQFRHLSEEIQTNFQGAQNAGRPMVLEGGLDWKPMGFSPSDMEFQKTKDTAAREIALAFGVPPMLLGIPGDATYANYQEAHRAFYRLTVLPLVSKVTAALSGWLAAWTGEELCLKPDLDQLPALAAEREAQWRRIISADFLTPAEKRQLLGLPAETPPPCRTEGGQMEGGQDD, encoded by the coding sequence ATGGTCTTTGACCTGCTGCGGCGCAAAACGCCGGACCCCCGGAAACCGGACCCCAAAAACCCGGGCCTGGAACAGAAGGCCAGCCAGACCGCCCGCGTGGTCTCCTGGCACGGCGCCGGCCGCATCGCCTGGAGCCCGCGCGACACCGTCTCTCTGACCCGCAGCGGCTTTGCCGGCAATCCGGTCACCCACCGGGTGATCCGCCTGATCGCAGAGGCCGCCGCCGCCGTGCCGCTGGTGCTGCAAGACAGCCGCCAGCGCTTTGACACCCACCCCTGGCTGGCGCTGCTGGCCCGTCCCAACCCGGCCCAGACCCAGGCTGAGATGCTGGAGGCGCTCTACGGCCACCTTCTGCTCTCTGGCAACGCCTATATCGAAATGGTCGCGACAGAGGACGCCAGCCCCGCAGAACTGCATGTGCTGCGCTCCGACCGGATGAACGTGGTGCCCGGCCCGGACGGCTGGCCCGCAGGCTTTGATTACGTGGTGGGCGGGCGCAAACACCGCTTCGCACACGAGCCGGGCAAATCCCCGGTCTGCCATATCAAGAGCTTCCACCCGCAGGATGACCACTATGGCCTCTCAGCCCTGCAATCGGCGGCGATGGCGATTGACGTCCACAACGCCGCCTCCCGCTGGTCCAAGGCGCTCTTGGATAATGCGGCCCGACCCTCTGGCGCGCTGGTCTGGACCGGCTCCGACGGTCAGGGCCAAATGTCCGACGATCAATTCCGCCATCTAAGCGAAGAAATTCAAACAAATTTCCAGGGTGCCCAGAATGCCGGCCGCCCGATGGTGCTGGAGGGCGGACTGGACTGGAAGCCGATGGGCTTCTCGCCTTCTGACATGGAATTCCAAAAGACCAAGGACACCGCCGCCCGCGAAATCGCGCTGGCCTTCGGGGTGCCGCCGATGCTCCTTGGCATCCCCGGCGATGCTACCTACGCCAACTATCAGGAGGCTCACCGCGCCTTCTACCGGCTGACCGTGCTGCCCCTGGTGTCCAAGGTCACCGCCGCGCTGTCCGGCTGGCTGGCCGCCTGGACCGGCGAAGAGCTGTGCCTGAAGCCCGACCTCGACCAACTGCCCGCCTTGGCGGCCGAGCGCGAGGCGCAGTGGCGGCGCATCATTTCCGCAGATTTCCTCACACCCGCGGAAAAGCGGCAGCTGCTGGGGCTGCCCGCAGAAACCCCGCCCCCATGCCGCACTGAGGGCGGGCAGATGGAGGGCGGACAGGATGACTGA
- a CDS encoding DUF2163 domain-containing protein, translated as MSSLSKALQAHLQSGITTVCRAWALERRDGTVLGFTDHDCVLRFDGVDFQPGSGLTARAVQQATGLSVDNTEALGVLSDAAVREDDIEAGRFDGAGVRCWLVNWQDVSMRWLQFRGSIGEIRRAGGAFEAELRGLSEALNRPQGRIYQKPCTAVLGDAACRFDLDTPGYAAELAAAEVERNEVFRWDALQGFEPDWFTGGRLTVLSGAAEGLWAAVKADQTSADGRRITLWEPVRAAVQPGDMLRLEAGCDKRMETCRLKFNNLLNFQGFPDIPGEDWVMAVPRQSGMNTGGSRR; from the coding sequence ATGAGCAGTCTTTCCAAGGCGTTGCAGGCGCATCTTCAGTCCGGCATCACCACCGTCTGCCGCGCCTGGGCGCTGGAGCGGAGGGACGGAACGGTGCTGGGCTTCACCGATCACGATTGTGTGCTGCGCTTTGATGGCGTGGATTTTCAGCCCGGCAGTGGCCTCACCGCGCGCGCGGTGCAACAGGCCACCGGCCTGTCTGTCGACAACACAGAGGCGCTGGGGGTGCTGAGCGACGCCGCCGTGCGGGAGGATGACATCGAGGCCGGCCGGTTCGACGGCGCCGGGGTGCGCTGCTGGCTGGTCAACTGGCAGGATGTTTCGATGCGCTGGCTGCAGTTCCGCGGCTCCATCGGTGAGATCCGCCGGGCCGGCGGCGCCTTTGAGGCGGAGCTGCGCGGGCTGAGCGAAGCGCTGAACAGGCCGCAGGGGCGGATTTATCAGAAGCCCTGCACCGCGGTGCTGGGCGATGCCGCTTGCAGATTTGATCTGGACACGCCCGGCTATGCGGCGGAACTGGCCGCCGCGGAGGTGGAGCGCAATGAGGTGTTCCGCTGGGACGCCCTGCAGGGGTTTGAGCCGGACTGGTTCACCGGCGGGCGGCTGACGGTCCTCAGCGGCGCGGCCGAGGGGCTTTGGGCGGCGGTGAAAGCCGACCAGACCTCGGCGGATGGCCGCAGGATCACGCTGTGGGAGCCGGTCCGGGCCGCGGTTCAGCCGGGTGACATGCTGCGGCTGGAGGCGGGCTGCGACAAGCGGATGGAAACCTGCCGGCTGAAATTCAACAACCTGCTGAACTTCCAGGGGTTCCCGGACATTCCGGGCGAGGACTGGGTGATGGCGGTGCCGCGCCAGTCGGGCATGAACACCGGGGGCAGCAGGCGATGA
- a CDS encoding HK97 family phage prohead protease, producing the protein MQGTPQLEHKFARFGEDLSLKDATEIEGYASLFGQTDQGGDVVQRGAYAASLKALRDQGRTVKMLWQHDPAQPIGVWDEVREDARGLYVKGRIVTATPKGAEAAALIEAGAIDGLSIGYRTQKATRAQDGTRRLTQVELWEVSLVTFPMLPAARVAAKSSADAEAQALRALADGLRQITRDLRTGQPT; encoded by the coding sequence ATGCAGGGAACACCCCAGCTGGAACATAAATTCGCACGCTTCGGCGAGGATCTCTCGCTGAAGGACGCTACCGAAATCGAGGGCTACGCCAGCCTGTTCGGCCAGACCGACCAGGGCGGCGATGTGGTGCAGCGCGGCGCCTATGCGGCCTCGCTCAAGGCGCTCCGCGATCAGGGCCGAACGGTCAAGATGCTGTGGCAGCACGACCCCGCCCAGCCCATCGGCGTCTGGGACGAAGTGCGCGAGGATGCCCGCGGCCTGTACGTCAAGGGCCGCATTGTCACTGCCACCCCCAAGGGCGCCGAGGCCGCCGCGCTGATCGAAGCAGGCGCGATTGACGGCCTCTCCATCGGCTACCGCACCCAGAAAGCCACCCGCGCCCAGGACGGCACCCGCCGCCTGACCCAGGTGGAGCTGTGGGAGGTGTCTCTGGTCACCTTCCCGATGCTGCCCGCCGCGCGGGTGGCAGCAAAATCCTCCGCCGATGCGGAAGCACAAGCGCTGCGCGCACTGGCCGACGGCCTGCGCCAGATAACCCGTGACCTCAGAACAGGACAACCAACATGA
- a CDS encoding VOC family protein, giving the protein MSMSKTGQVVWHDLFTSDTDRAMAFYKCVAGWSYVIEHSTDFAWGGGAKDFVLALSGDEAGAGIVPAPRGVAEGWLAYVEVPDVDAALHQAELHGGSIVRHPFEVPGVGRNAVIRDPLGALIGVSLSRHSFPVPRRQFGPEVYLSDTGAFPGVFYSEVLGWQAAEPRTLGQGGLAISGPSGGLTAVLQQPDWGTGVQAIWVPSIRIAALEEAQSAAEANGACILNRGSVKNGAVHSVVLRDPGGALAMLSDMPASPSR; this is encoded by the coding sequence ATGAGCATGTCAAAAACCGGCCAGGTCGTCTGGCACGACCTGTTCACGTCAGACACGGACCGCGCAATGGCGTTCTACAAGTGCGTCGCGGGGTGGAGCTATGTGATTGAGCACTCCACGGACTTCGCGTGGGGCGGTGGCGCGAAGGATTTCGTTCTCGCCCTTTCCGGCGATGAGGCCGGGGCCGGTATTGTACCGGCGCCGCGCGGAGTGGCAGAGGGCTGGCTCGCCTATGTCGAAGTCCCCGATGTGGACGCCGCGCTGCACCAGGCGGAGTTGCATGGCGGCAGTATCGTCAGGCACCCCTTCGAAGTTCCAGGCGTCGGGCGCAACGCGGTTATCCGTGACCCGCTGGGCGCGCTGATCGGGGTCTCGCTGTCGCGCCACAGCTTTCCTGTACCGCGCCGGCAGTTCGGACCTGAAGTCTACCTGTCGGACACTGGCGCCTTTCCCGGTGTATTTTACAGCGAGGTTTTGGGGTGGCAGGCTGCTGAGCCCCGGACACTGGGGCAGGGCGGCCTTGCCATCTCCGGCCCCTCTGGCGGCCTGACCGCAGTCCTGCAACAGCCGGACTGGGGGACAGGCGTGCAAGCTATCTGGGTGCCAAGCATCCGGATCGCCGCGCTGGAGGAGGCGCAGAGCGCTGCAGAGGCCAATGGGGCGTGCATCTTGAACCGCGGCTCAGTTAAGAATGGCGCGGTGCACAGCGTCGTCCTGCGCGATCCTGGCGGTGCGCTGGCCATGCTGAGCGACATGCCGGCCAGCCCGTCCAGGTGA
- a CDS encoding rcc01693 family protein, with protein sequence MTALDWPALMRAGMAGLRLLPRDFWQLTPAELRLMLGDAATPQPLGRDRLAALMQAFPDRPAPQNKETTDD encoded by the coding sequence ATGACTGCGCTCGACTGGCCCGCCCTGATGCGCGCCGGGATGGCGGGGCTGAGGCTGCTGCCGCGTGACTTCTGGCAGCTGACCCCGGCGGAGCTGCGGCTGATGCTGGGCGATGCTGCCACGCCGCAGCCCTTGGGCCGCGACCGGCTGGCGGCCTTGATGCAGGCCTTCCCGGACCGGCCTGCGCCGCAGAACAAGGAGACAACAGATGACTGA